The DNA sequence CAATCCGCCAGAGAGGCGTCGCGAAGGGTTGCAAAAATGTTATTGACACCTTTCCAGTGATATGATTTTCTTAAGAATGTTCAAAATAAATTGAAAATGCCGGTGCTTCGTGTATAGTTAGATTAGAACATTGGAATAATATAGAACTAATTTTTGAGGAGTGAATCACTATCGAAGCTTGGATTCAAAGCATAATGGAGCAATTTGGCTACTTCGGTGTAGCATTTTTGATTATGATCGAAAACCTTTTTCCGCCGATCCCATCCGAGGTCATCTTGACTTTTGGCGGGTTCATGACAACCACCACGGAGCTCAACATCCCCTTGATGATCGTCGCCGCTACAATCGGAGCCGTGATTGGGGCTGCGATTCTTTATGGAGTCGGTACCCTTTTGGATGTCGAAAGATTGGATAAGATCGTCGACAAGTACGGCAACTTCCTGCGCATCACACATGAGGATATCCACAAAGCGGATTCCTGGTTCGATCGCTACGGTTTCTGGACGGTCTTCTTCTGCCGTTTCGTACCGTTGATCCGGAGCCTGATTTCTTTGCCGGCCGGAATGGCCAACATGAACTTCGGCCTTTTCCTTCTGTTCACGACGATCGGTACCGTCATCTGGAATACCGTCCTGATTTACTTGGGCGCGGCGGTCGGGTCGCAATGGGAAACGATTGTGCATTACATGGACATCTATTCCAACATCGCCTATGTCATCATCGCTATTGTCGGGGTTGCCGTCATCATTTGGTATATCCGCAAAAGAAAACAGACCGTCAAGGCAGACTGATAAGCCTGGCCATCCTCCTTCCGGAAGATGGCTTTTCTTGTTTTTATGCGGATTTGT is a window from the uncultured Trichococcus sp. genome containing:
- a CDS encoding DedA family protein — translated: MEQFGYFGVAFLIMIENLFPPIPSEVILTFGGFMTTTTELNIPLMIVAATIGAVIGAAILYGVGTLLDVERLDKIVDKYGNFLRITHEDIHKADSWFDRYGFWTVFFCRFVPLIRSLISLPAGMANMNFGLFLLFTTIGTVIWNTVLIYLGAAVGSQWETIVHYMDIYSNIAYVIIAIVGVAVIIWYIRKRKQTVKAD